The following nucleotide sequence is from Fibrobacter sp..
TCGCTGCAAAGCAGGCGGACGCCCAGACCCGGACCCGGGAAGGGGTGACGCCAGACGAGATTGTGGGGAATGCCCAGTTCTTCGCCCAGTGCGCGGACTTCGTCCTTGTAAAGGTCAGCTAGCGGTTCAAGCACAAGGCCCTTTTCCATCAGGTCCAGAACTTCCTGAACGCGGTTGTGGTGGGTCTTGATCTTGTCGGCGTTCTTGGTGCCGCCGGATTCAATGGTGTCGGGGTAGATGGTGCCCTGAGCCATCATCCACTGGTTGGGGTCAAGGTTCAGCTTGGCCATTTCCTCGTCCTTCACAACAAGGAATTCCTTACCGATGATGCCGCGCTTGGTTTCAGGAGCGGTAACGCCCTTGAGCTTTGCCAGGAAGTGTTCGCTGGCGTCGCGGATCTGAAGGTTGTTCATGCCTTCGGCCTTGAGGAAGTCCATGATCTTCTGGGATTCGCCCAGACGCATCATGCCGTTATCCACATGGAGGCCCAGAACCTTTTCGGGGCCCAGCACGCGGTTCAAGAGAACGAATGCCACCGTGGAGTCCACACCGCCGGAAACCAGCAGGAAGACCTTGCGGTCCTTCACCTGTTCCTGGATGCGGGCGGTAATGAGGGGCAGGTAGCTCTTCATGTTCCAGGTCTTTTCTGCGCCGGTAATGTCGATGAAGTTTTCGAGAAGCTTCATGCCGAACTTACTGTGGGTCACTTCGGGGTGGAACTGGATGCCGTAGATCTTGCGTTCGTCGAATGCGACAGCTGCGATTTCGCAGTCCTTGGTGCTAGCCACGATGCGGTAGCCTTCGGGCAGCTTGGTCACCTGGTCGCCATGGCTCATCCACATGGGGGAGGCCTTGGGCAGGTCCTTCAAAATCGGGCACTTTTCGTCGCCAACGATCAGGTCGGCGATACCGTATTCCTTTACCTTGCCCGGTTCAACGTGACCGCCCAGCTGCTGGGCGATAAGCTGATGACCGTAGCAGATACCCAGCTTGGGTACCGGCAGGTTCAAGATTTCGGGATTGTATTCCGGAGCGTCGGCAGCATAAACGCTGGAGGGGCCACCGGAATAGATGATTCCCTTGACGCCTTCCAGTTCGGAAACGTCGCAGTTGGGGGAATGGATTTCGGTGAAAACGCCGAGGCGGCGGACACGGTTTGCGATCAGGTGGGCGTACTGACCACCAAAGTCCAAAACGGCAATAGTATCTACGTTTTTCATACAGCGGTAAAGATAGAAATTATCCAAAAAATTTTTAGGTATAGAAGAATCGAAACTCATTTTTTCAGTGAGACTGCAATGTGTGTTGGAATATCATTATTATGATATTATATTTTATAATAGAATGAGAGGAACATATGCCGGAAATTAGACCTATTTCAGATTTGAGAAATCATTTTGCGTCGTTGGCAGAAACTGTGCATAAGTACGATGAACCTATGTTCCTCACAAAAAATGGAACTGGCGACATGGTTGTTATGTCCATGGAATGCTACGAAAAGCAGATGGCCCAACTTGAGGTTTATGCTAAGTTGGCTGAGGCTATTTCTGAGATAGAAAGCGGAGCAAAAGGCGTCGATGCTGAACAGTTCATCAAGGATTTGATGAATGGCTAAGGCCAAGGCCTATAAGGTCCTAATGCCATATTTGAAAAATTCCTTGAGCAGATAAAACTACTCAAGGAATTTCCTACAGTTTATCCGGTACATTCAGATCCGTTCTTGAGAATGATTCAATACCGGGCTTTCTCTATCGACAACTATCTAGTTTTTTACGTGTTCAAAAATGACGAAGTTCAAATTCACAGGGTCATTTTTGCAAAGCGTAACTACATTGATCTGCTGAAATTGAAGTAGGATTGGACATCCTGCGGGCTAGTTCAATCAAGGTCTGCACGCCGAAGCCTGTAGCGCCGTACTCGGTGTACTTCCACTTCTTGGTTACAAAGGCGGTGCCGGCGATGTCCAGATGGGCCCAGGCAGTGTCCTCCGGGACGAATTCCTGCAGGAAGAGGGCTGCGGAGATGGCGCCTGCGTCGGAGCCTGTGTTCTTGAGGTCGGCGAACTTGTCCTTGAGGGCGTCGGCGTATTCTTCTTCCAGAGGCATGCTCCAGAACTTTTCGCAGCAGGCCTCGCCGCTGTTAATGATGTTCAGGGCCAGCGGGTCGTCGTTGCTGAAGAATCCGGCAATCGCATAACCCAGGGCGCGGACCATGGCGCCTGTAAGGGTGGCGAGGTCCACGATATGGGTTGCTCCGATAAGGCCTGCTTCTGCCAGACCGTCGCTCAATACAAGGCGACCCTCTGCATCGGTATTGTCCACCATGACGGTCTTGCCGTTCTTGGCGGTAAAGATGTCGCCAGGAAGTACGGACTGGTTGCCGATGGCATTTTCTGCTAGGCAGCAGACCGCGCTCACCTTCATGGGAAGGTTCAGTGTGGCGATTGCCTGGATTGCTGCAAGTGTGGTGGCTGCACCGCTCATGTCGCTGATCATTTCCGGCATGGATTTAGGCGGTTTCAGACAAAGTCCGCCAGTGTCGAATGTAAGGCCCTTGCCGACAATGACCAAGTGGTCGGCGGAGGTTCTTGCGCCGCGCTTTTCCGCGGTGCCTTGGGCGGAACGGGTTGCAGCACCCTTGGTGCCGTCATAGGACAAAGTAATCATGTAGGGGGCATGGGAACTTCCCTTGCCAACGGTCACGTGTCCGTTAAAGCCTTCCTTTTCAAGCTGCTTCATGTCGCGGACCTTGATGGAAATGCCCTTGGTATACTTGGCAACGGTCTTTGCCCTTTCCACAAATTCTGCAGGATAGAGGTCGCTACCGCAGGTGTTGATCAGGTTTTTAGCCAAGGTAACTGCTTTCTGTTCTACAGCAACTTCATCGGCAATCTTCTTGAATTCGGAAACGTGTTCGCCGGCAACGATTTCAAAGGTAACCTGGAAGGCGTCCTTCTTCTTACTCTTGTAGGCGTCGAACTTGTAGTCGGCATA
It contains:
- the guaA gene encoding glutamine-hydrolyzing GMP synthase, whose amino-acid sequence is MKNVDTIAVLDFGGQYAHLIANRVRRLGVFTEIHSPNCDVSELEGVKGIIYSGGPSSVYAADAPEYNPEILNLPVPKLGICYGHQLIAQQLGGHVEPGKVKEYGIADLIVGDEKCPILKDLPKASPMWMSHGDQVTKLPEGYRIVASTKDCEIAAVAFDERKIYGIQFHPEVTHSKFGMKLLENFIDITGAEKTWNMKSYLPLITARIQEQVKDRKVFLLVSGGVDSTVAFVLLNRVLGPEKVLGLHVDNGMMRLGESQKIMDFLKAEGMNNLQIRDASEHFLAKLKGVTAPETKRGIIGKEFLVVKDEEMAKLNLDPNQWMMAQGTIYPDTIESGGTKNADKIKTHHNRVQEVLDLMEKGLVLEPLADLYKDEVRALGEELGIPHNLVWRHPFPGPGLGVRLLCSDGILKDDMVAFDDVKDTQGGSLADYLKANNISGRMLPIKSVGVQGDGRTYAQPFLLTTAGLSWKDCERFSTELANRFKAINRVIYQIGTVADEDPKLVEQYATRENFDTLRKFDDICTTFLQENKLYEEIWQMPVVSVPLRTAGKPCIVMRPVNSTEAMTANFAEIDQGMLAGLWRKFEAEGAGSLWYDVTHKPPGTIEWE
- a CDS encoding type II toxin-antitoxin system Phd/YefM family antitoxin is translated as MPEIRPISDLRNHFASLAETVHKYDEPMFLTKNGTGDMVVMSMECYEKQMAQLEVYAKLAEAISEIESGAKGVDAEQFIKDLMNG
- a CDS encoding leucyl aminopeptidase — protein: MKLSIVSKSSGKANASALFFVKQSVQFSNVLSEAAEKQAESVLKGMNDGPFEDLEFLEIDGIPTIFVNAAKERGISSLDHLRMAAYRLAKRAAQRQIPMVSIMLADAAPEQFKAMVHGLHYADYKFDAYKSKKKDAFQVTFEIVAGEHVSEFKKIADEVAVEQKAVTLAKNLINTCGSDLYPAEFVERAKTVAKYTKGISIKVRDMKQLEKEGFNGHVTVGKGSSHAPYMITLSYDGTKGAATRSAQGTAEKRGARTSADHLVIVGKGLTFDTGGLCLKPPKSMPEMISDMSGAATTLAAIQAIATLNLPMKVSAVCCLAENAIGNQSVLPGDIFTAKNGKTVMVDNTDAEGRLVLSDGLAEAGLIGATHIVDLATLTGAMVRALGYAIAGFFSNDDPLALNIINSGEACCEKFWSMPLEEEYADALKDKFADLKNTGSDAGAISAALFLQEFVPEDTAWAHLDIAGTAFVTKKWKYTEYGATGFGVQTLIELARRMSNPTSISADQCSYALQK